Proteins encoded by one window of Salvia splendens isolate huo1 chromosome 5, SspV2, whole genome shotgun sequence:
- the LOC121803892 gene encoding uncharacterized protein LOC121803892, with protein MAKYHESFTTPYSAVINDDDDEAPPSGCFRRFCFGRGDGSNYLLQESGVHEKAWLPTQLQKVKQWSEVVAGPKWKNLIRKIGRLCHCQKKQPPFQYSPESYALNFSADQEEANPLHSFSARFGPRVPIINHAAVAS; from the coding sequence ATGGCTAAATATCATGAGAGCTTCACAACGCCCTACTCGGCCGTCATCAACGACGACGACGATGAGGCGCCCCCGAGCGGTTGTTTCCGGCGGTTCTGCTTCGGGCGGGGCGACGGCAGCAACTACCTCTTGCAAGAAAGCGGCGTACATGAGAAGGCGTGGCTGCCGACTCAATTACAGAAAGTGAAGCAGTGGTCGGAGGTGGTGGCGGGCCCCAAATGGAAGAACTTGATCAGGAAGATAGGCAGGTTGTGTCACTGTCAGAAGAAGCAACCGCCGTTTCAGTACTCGCCGGAGAGCTACGCCCTCAACTTCTCCGCCGATCAAGAAGAAGCTAATCCGTTGCACAGTTTCTCCGCCAGGTTTGGGCCTCGTGTGCCCATCATCAACCATGCTGCTGTTGCTTCTTAA
- the LOC121802339 gene encoding homeobox protein knotted-1-like LET12 isoform X1 has translation MAFEQQDHLSQEMPLYSDHNHPSALFDDKPPTFNTNSNSNWEKDKCKADILTHPLYDQLLSAHVSCLRIATPVDQLPRIDAQLAHSQELVSKYSVLAHHPLDHKDLDNFMTHYVLLLSSFKEQLQQHVRVHAMEAVMACWELEQSLQSLTGVAPGEGSGATMSDDDEDQADSEANLFDESLDGGDNMGFGPLVPTETERSLMERVRQELKHELKQDYKEKILDIREEILRKRRAGKLPGDTTSVLKAWWQSHAKWPYPTEEDKARLVQETGLQLKQINNWFINQRKRNWHSNPSSSSTPKSKRKSGTGDKTANERFS, from the exons ATGGCATTTGAGCAGCAGGACCACCTCTCCCAGGAAATGCCCCTCTACTCAGACCACAACCACCCCTCCGCCCTCTTCGACGACAAACCCCCCACCTTCAAcaccaattccaattccaattggGAGAAGGACAAGTGCAAGGCCGACATCCTGACCCACCCCTTGTACGACCAGCTTCTCTCCGCACACGTCTCCTGCCTCCGGATTGCCACCCCCGTTGACCAGCTCCCCAGAATCGACGCTCAGCTCGCCCACTCTCAGGAGCTCGTCTCTAAATATTCCGTCCTCGCCCACCACCCTCTCGATCACAAAGACCTCGACAATTTCATG ACACATTATGTCCTATTGTTATCCTCCTTTAAAGAACAACTGCAACAACATGTCCGAGTTCATGCTATGGAAGCCGTCATGGCATGTTGGGAGCTTGAGCAATCGCTGCAAAGCCTGACAG GTGTAGCACCAGGAGAAGGTTCAGGAGCAACCATGTCTGACGATGATGAGGACCAGGCTGATAGTGAGGCTAACTTATTCGATGAAAGCCTCGATGGTGGAGACAACATGGGATTTGGTCCCCTGGTACCAACTGAAACTGAGAGATCCCTCATGGAGCGCGTGAGGCAAGAGTTAAAGCACGAGCTGAAACAG GATTACAAGGAGAAGATTTTGGATATCAGAGAAGAGATACTACGAAAAAGAAGAGCAGGAAAACTGCCGGGTGATACCACGTCAGTCTTGAAAGCATGGTGGCAGTCACATGCCAAATGGCCTTATCCTACA GAGGAAGATAAGGCGAGGCTGGTACAGGAAACTGGTTTGCAACTAAAACAGATAAACAACTGGTTCATCAACCAAAGAAAAAGGAATTGGcacagcaatccttcttcttcttctactcCGAAAAGCAAGCGAAAGAG TGGCACAGGTGATAAAACTGCTAATGAGCGATTCTCGTGA
- the LOC121802339 gene encoding homeobox protein knotted-1-like LET12 isoform X2 yields MAFEQQDHLSQEMPLYSDHNHPSALFDDKPPTFNTNSNSNWEKDKCKADILTHPLYDQLLSAHVSCLRIATPVDQLPRIDAQLAHSQELVSKYSVLAHHPLDHKDLDNFMTHYVLLLSSFKEQLQQHVRVHAMEAVMACWELEQSLQSLTGVAPGEGSGATMSDDDEDQADSEANLFDESLDGGDNMGFGPLVPTETERSLMERVRQELKHELKQDYKEKILDIREEILRKRRAGKLPGDTTSVLKAWWQSHAKWPYPTEEDKARLVQETGLQLKQINNWFINQRKRNWHSNPSSSSTPKSKRKR; encoded by the exons ATGGCATTTGAGCAGCAGGACCACCTCTCCCAGGAAATGCCCCTCTACTCAGACCACAACCACCCCTCCGCCCTCTTCGACGACAAACCCCCCACCTTCAAcaccaattccaattccaattggGAGAAGGACAAGTGCAAGGCCGACATCCTGACCCACCCCTTGTACGACCAGCTTCTCTCCGCACACGTCTCCTGCCTCCGGATTGCCACCCCCGTTGACCAGCTCCCCAGAATCGACGCTCAGCTCGCCCACTCTCAGGAGCTCGTCTCTAAATATTCCGTCCTCGCCCACCACCCTCTCGATCACAAAGACCTCGACAATTTCATG ACACATTATGTCCTATTGTTATCCTCCTTTAAAGAACAACTGCAACAACATGTCCGAGTTCATGCTATGGAAGCCGTCATGGCATGTTGGGAGCTTGAGCAATCGCTGCAAAGCCTGACAG GTGTAGCACCAGGAGAAGGTTCAGGAGCAACCATGTCTGACGATGATGAGGACCAGGCTGATAGTGAGGCTAACTTATTCGATGAAAGCCTCGATGGTGGAGACAACATGGGATTTGGTCCCCTGGTACCAACTGAAACTGAGAGATCCCTCATGGAGCGCGTGAGGCAAGAGTTAAAGCACGAGCTGAAACAG GATTACAAGGAGAAGATTTTGGATATCAGAGAAGAGATACTACGAAAAAGAAGAGCAGGAAAACTGCCGGGTGATACCACGTCAGTCTTGAAAGCATGGTGGCAGTCACATGCCAAATGGCCTTATCCTACA GAGGAAGATAAGGCGAGGCTGGTACAGGAAACTGGTTTGCAACTAAAACAGATAAACAACTGGTTCATCAACCAAAGAAAAAGGAATTGGcacagcaatccttcttcttcttctactcCGAAAAGCAAGCGAAAGAG GTGA